The proteins below come from a single Fusobacterium perfoetens genomic window:
- a CDS encoding AAA family ATPase yields MIEKILIENYRGIEKLEVNNLKKYNIFVGDNSSCKTTLLEALFCSFIIPYNVDIITIANYRGIIVKKENVHNFIYNADLTKSIRFVLNDKIKTIIKIDENKKYENNNLNGATNQDFINKNTPVLSQGEKFLFNIVKKVENKTISDIDYYLDLNYRINSKINSTDVTLDFSDTEILELEKFSKNNKSWLSPYAKNSMEIAKKVKAIIENKKKNKILELINRFEPEIDDIFSDGEEVQLSKKNIVRMLPLSSFGNGLLSIVSIISNIVLDDVKFLFIDEIETGIHYLNYEKFCFALIEIANEKNIQLFITSHSKEFLKVFYKEIQKIDEDVSLYRYQKVKNKLKQVYYSKEEAIISIKNGWEIR; encoded by the coding sequence ATGATTGAAAAAATATTAATTGAAAATTATAGAGGAATAGAAAAATTAGAAGTTAATAATTTAAAAAAATATAATATATTTGTTGGTGACAATAGCAGTTGTAAGACAACTTTATTGGAGGCTTTGTTTTGTTCCTTTATAATACCTTACAATGTAGATATCATAACAATAGCTAATTATAGAGGAATAATAGTAAAAAAAGAAAATGTCCATAATTTTATATATAATGCTGATTTAACTAAAAGTATAAGATTTGTTTTAAATGATAAAATAAAAACTATAATAAAAATTGATGAAAATAAAAAATATGAAAATAATAATCTCAATGGAGCAACTAATCAAGATTTTATTAATAAAAATACTCCTGTATTAAGTCAAGGAGAAAAGTTTTTGTTTAATATAGTCAAAAAAGTAGAAAATAAGACCATATCAGATATAGATTACTATTTAGATCTAAATTATCGTATAAATTCTAAAATTAATAGTACAGACGTTACATTAGATTTTTCTGACACAGAAATTTTAGAGTTAGAAAAATTTTCTAAAAATAATAAATCTTGGCTTTCTCCCTATGCAAAAAATAGTATGGAAATTGCTAAGAAAGTAAAAGCTATAATAGAGAATAAGAAAAAAAATAAAATATTGGAGTTAATAAATCGTTTTGAACCTGAGATAGATGATATTTTTTCCGATGGAGAGGAAGTTCAATTAAGTAAAAAAAATATAGTAAGAATGTTACCTCTATCATCTTTTGGTAATGGGTTACTATCAATTGTTAGTATAATATCTAATATAGTATTAGATGATGTAAAATTTTTATTTATAGATGAAATAGAAACAGGGATTCACTATTTAAACTATGAAAAATTTTGCTTTGCTTTAATAGAAATAGCTAATGAAAAAAATATTCAGCTATTTATAACTTCTCATTCAAAAGAATTTTTAAAAGTTTTCTATAAAGAAATTCAAAAAATAGATGAGGACGTTTCTCTATACAGATATCAAAAAGTAAAAAATAAGTTAAAACAAGTTTACTATTCTAAAGAAGAAGCTATTATTTCTATCAAAAATGGATGGGAGATAAGATAA
- the wecB gene encoding non-hydrolyzing UDP-N-acetylglucosamine 2-epimerase, which produces MENLVSFKNNGKLKLLIIVGTRPEIIRLAAVIKKCRKYFDCLLAHTGQNYDYNLNGVFFHDLELEDPDIYMEAVGKDLGETMGNIIAKSYQIMAEIKPDAVLVLGDTNSCLSVIGAKRLHIPIFHMEAGNRCKDECLPEETNRRIVDIISDVNMAYSEHARRYLADCGLPKERTYVTGSPMAEVLHNNLAKIEASNIHERLGLEKGKYILLSAHREENIDTEKNFLSLFNAINTIAEKYDMPILYSCHPRSKKRIEQTGFKLDPRVIQHEPLGFHDYNCLQMNAFAVISDSGTLPEESSFFTSIGKSFPAICIRTSTERPEALDKACFVLAGIEDNGLVQAVELAVNMNKENDLGIPVPDYVDENVSDKVVKIIQSYTGIVNKMVWRKY; this is translated from the coding sequence ATGGAAAATTTAGTTTCATTTAAAAATAATGGTAAATTAAAACTTTTAATTATTGTAGGAACAAGACCTGAAATTATTCGTCTTGCAGCAGTAATAAAAAAATGTAGAAAATATTTTGATTGTTTACTAGCACATACAGGGCAAAATTATGATTATAACTTAAATGGAGTATTCTTTCATGATTTAGAATTAGAAGATCCAGATATCTATATGGAAGCTGTTGGTAAAGATTTAGGAGAAACAATGGGAAACATCATTGCTAAATCTTATCAAATTATGGCAGAAATAAAACCAGATGCAGTATTAGTTCTTGGTGATACAAACTCTTGCTTATCAGTTATAGGAGCAAAAAGATTACATATTCCTATTTTCCATATGGAAGCAGGAAATAGGTGTAAAGATGAATGTTTACCAGAAGAAACAAACAGAAGAATAGTAGATATTATTTCTGATGTAAATATGGCTTACTCAGAACATGCAAGAAGATATTTAGCTGATTGTGGTCTTCCAAAAGAAAGAACTTATGTAACAGGTTCTCCAATGGCAGAAGTATTACACAATAACTTGGCTAAAATAGAAGCTTCAAATATTCATGAAAGATTAGGGCTTGAAAAAGGAAAATATATTCTTTTATCAGCTCATAGAGAAGAAAATATTGATACTGAAAAGAATTTCTTATCATTATTTAATGCTATAAATACAATAGCAGAAAAATATGATATGCCAATTTTATATTCTTGTCATCCAAGAAGTAAAAAAAGAATAGAACAAACAGGATTTAAGTTAGATCCTCGTGTAATTCAACATGAACCATTAGGATTTCATGATTATAACTGTCTTCAAATGAATGCTTTTGCAGTAATATCTGATAGTGGAACTTTACCAGAAGAATCATCATTCTTTACTTCAATAGGAAAATCATTCCCAGCAATCTGCATAAGAACATCAACAGAAAGACCAGAAGCATTGGATAAAGCATGCTTTGTATTAGCTGGAATAGAAGATAATGGATTGGTTCAAGCAGTAGAATTAGCAGTAAATATGAATAAAGAAAATGATTTAGGAATCCCAGTTCCAGATTATGTAGATGAAAATGTTTCTGATAAAGTTGTAAAGATAATCCAAAGTTATACAGGAATAGTAAATAAAATGGTATGGAGAAAGTATTAA
- a CDS encoding capsular polysaccharide biosynthesis protein CapF — MKILITGAKGFVGKNLVENLKNIKDGKNRTRDLKIDEIFEYDIDTDPNLLDKFCKEADFVFNLAGVNRPKDQSEFMEGNFGFASTLLETLKKYQNNCPVMLSSSIQATLIGRYGESDYGKSKLAGEELFFNYSKETGAKVLIYRFPNLFGKWCRPNYNSAVATFCNNIANDLPIQVNDRNTKLELLYIDDLVEEMLDALEGKEHHCEFDELNTVEKQDGKYCFVPTTHQVTLGEIVDLLYSFNNQSKTLVVPEIPNNSFAKKFYSTYLSYLPKEKVAFPLKMNVDGRGSFTELLKSEKCGQVSINISKPGITKGQHWHNTKWEFFIVVAGHGLIQERKIGTDEVIEFEVSGDKIEAIHMLPGYTHNIINLSETENLVTVMWANESFDPNKPDTFFEEV, encoded by the coding sequence ATGAAAATATTAATAACAGGAGCTAAAGGTTTTGTTGGAAAGAATCTTGTTGAAAATCTAAAAAATATCAAAGATGGTAAGAATAGAACTAGAGATTTAAAAATAGATGAGATATTTGAGTATGATATTGATACTGATCCAAATCTTTTAGATAAATTTTGTAAAGAAGCAGATTTTGTATTTAATTTAGCTGGTGTTAATCGTCCAAAAGATCAATCTGAATTTATGGAAGGAAATTTTGGATTTGCATCAACTTTATTAGAAACTCTTAAAAAATATCAAAATAACTGTCCAGTAATGCTTTCTTCATCTATTCAAGCGACACTTATTGGACGTTATGGAGAATCTGACTATGGAAAATCAAAACTTGCTGGAGAAGAACTATTTTTTAATTATTCTAAAGAAACAGGTGCAAAAGTTTTAATTTATCGTTTCCCCAACCTTTTTGGTAAATGGTGTAGACCAAATTATAACTCAGCTGTTGCAACTTTTTGTAATAATATAGCAAATGATTTACCTATTCAAGTAAATGATAGAAATACAAAGTTAGAACTTCTATATATAGATGATTTAGTTGAAGAGATGTTAGATGCTTTAGAAGGAAAAGAACATCATTGTGAATTTGATGAATTAAATACAGTAGAGAAACAAGATGGAAAATATTGTTTTGTTCCAACTACTCATCAAGTAACTTTAGGAGAGATAGTTGATTTACTATATTCTTTTAATAATCAATCAAAAACTTTAGTTGTTCCAGAAATTCCTAATAATTCTTTTGCTAAAAAATTTTACTCAACATATCTTTCATATTTGCCAAAAGAAAAAGTTGCTTTTCCTTTAAAAATGAATGTTGATGGAAGAGGAAGTTTTACAGAGCTTTTAAAATCAGAAAAATGTGGACAAGTTTCAATAAATATTAGTAAGCCAGGAATAACAAAAGGTCAACATTGGCATAATACAAAATGGGAATTTTTCATAGTTGTAGCAGGTCATGGACTAATTCAAGAAAGAAAAATAGGAACTGATGAAGTAATAGAGTTTGAAGTTTCGGGAGATAAAATAGAAGCGATACATATGTTACCAGGATATACTCATAATATTATTAATCTAAGCGAAACAGAAAACTTAGTAACAGTAATGTGGGCAAATGAATCTTTTGATCCAAATAAACCAGATACATTCTTTGAAGAGGTATAG
- a CDS encoding nucleoside-diphosphate sugar epimerase/dehydratase, with protein sequence MSSFVGKTLLITGGTGSFGNAVLNRFLRTDIGEIRIFSRDEKKQDDMRHEFQAKMPEVADKIKFYIGNVRDIQSVKNAMHGVDYIFHAAALKQVPSCEFFPVEAVKTNVLGTENVLTAAIEMGVKNIVCLSTDKAAYPVNAMGTSKAMMEKVIVAKSRTVRPEETKICCTRYGNVMCSRGSVIPLWIEQIKAGNPITITEPSMTRFIMSLDEAVDLVLFAFENGASGDILVQKAPACTIEVLAKAVTGLFAPEHEIKVIGIRHGEKMYETLLTNEECANAIDMGDFYRVPCDKRDLNYDKYFKDGDKKRNTLTEFNSSNTELLDVEQVKEKLLSLAYIREELEAWKQNKR encoded by the coding sequence ATGAGTTCATTTGTAGGTAAAACTTTATTAATTACTGGTGGTACAGGTTCTTTTGGTAATGCTGTACTTAATAGATTTCTTAGAACAGATATTGGAGAAATTCGTATCTTTTCTAGAGATGAGAAAAAACAAGATGATATGCGTCATGAATTTCAAGCTAAAATGCCTGAAGTTGCTGATAAAATTAAATTCTATATAGGAAATGTTAGAGATATTCAATCTGTTAAAAATGCTATGCATGGGGTTGACTATATATTCCATGCTGCAGCTTTAAAACAAGTTCCATCTTGTGAATTTTTCCCAGTAGAAGCTGTTAAAACTAATGTTCTTGGAACAGAAAATGTATTAACTGCTGCTATTGAAATGGGAGTAAAAAACATTGTGTGTCTTTCAACAGATAAAGCTGCTTATCCAGTTAATGCAATGGGAACATCAAAGGCAATGATGGAAAAAGTAATAGTTGCAAAATCAAGAACAGTTAGACCAGAAGAAACAAAAATTTGTTGTACAAGATATGGGAATGTTATGTGTTCAAGAGGAAGTGTAATTCCTTTATGGATAGAACAAATAAAAGCAGGAAATCCAATAACTATAACAGAACCATCAATGACAAGATTTATAATGAGTCTTGATGAAGCAGTAGACTTAGTTTTATTTGCTTTTGAAAACGGAGCAAGTGGAGATATATTAGTTCAAAAAGCTCCAGCTTGTACAATTGAAGTTTTAGCAAAAGCTGTTACAGGATTATTTGCTCCAGAACACGAGATAAAAGTAATAGGTATTCGTCATGGAGAAAAAATGTATGAAACACTTTTAACTAATGAAGAATGTGCAAACGCAATAGATATGGGAGATTTCTATCGTGTGCCTTGTGATAAACGTGATTTAAACTATGATAAATACTTTAAAGATGGAGATAAAAAACGTAATACTTTAACAGAATTTAATTCAAGTAATACAGAACTTTTAGATGTTGAGCAAGTAAAAGAAAAGTTGCTTTCTCTTGCATATATTAGAGAAGAGCTTGAAGCTTGGAAACAAAATAAAAGATAA
- a CDS encoding Coenzyme F420 hydrogenase/dehydrogenase, beta subunit C-terminal domain, producing MEICSSELCTGCFVCANICPVSCIEMFEDERGFLYPKINESKCIKCYKCQINCPINKKDSDEKNTFLKVFCAQSLKDNVLKVSSSGGMFYEIARFVIENKRGVVYASETQKNLSIKFSRIEKMEQLNKVHGSKYFQSIVGNIYTQVKEDLQCGKEVLFIGCPCQIAGINSYLQKKYSNLVTVDLVCHGVGSFKLFNEEIKKQEKKNDEIVDIKFRSKDKFTLTNHYLLKYVYKSGKVKYQSALNNRYMSAFFHEAIYRESCYKCKFSSIPRRGDLTIGDFAGVNIKEISRLRYKKGVSLLMVNTIKGAKIFEGIKNEIWYNERKLEEALSTNINLGKCCTRPPERDLLDNFENSNEYILNKMKYTLKNKIGICFNYIKKVIK from the coding sequence ATGGAGATTTGTAGTAGTGAACTATGTACAGGATGTTTTGTTTGTGCTAATATATGTCCTGTGAGTTGTATTGAGATGTTTGAGGATGAAAGAGGGTTTTTATATCCAAAAATAAATGAATCTAAATGTATAAAATGTTACAAATGTCAAATAAATTGCCCAATTAATAAAAAGGATAGTGACGAAAAAAATACTTTTTTAAAAGTATTTTGTGCGCAATCTCTTAAAGATAATGTATTAAAAGTTTCAAGTTCTGGAGGGATGTTTTATGAGATAGCAAGATTTGTTATTGAAAATAAAAGAGGAGTGGTTTATGCAAGTGAAACACAAAAAAACTTATCAATAAAATTTTCCAGAATAGAAAAAATGGAGCAATTAAATAAAGTACATGGTTCTAAATATTTTCAAAGTATAGTTGGAAATATTTATACGCAAGTAAAAGAAGATCTTCAATGCGGAAAAGAGGTATTATTTATTGGTTGTCCATGCCAAATAGCTGGAATAAATTCATATTTACAAAAGAAATATAGTAATCTTGTCACTGTTGATTTAGTGTGTCATGGGGTTGGATCTTTTAAATTATTTAATGAAGAAATAAAAAAACAAGAGAAAAAAAATGACGAAATAGTAGATATTAAATTTCGATCGAAAGATAAATTTACACTCACTAATCATTATTTATTAAAATATGTGTATAAAAGTGGTAAAGTAAAATATCAGAGTGCATTGAATAATAGGTATATGTCTGCCTTTTTTCATGAGGCAATTTATAGAGAGAGTTGTTACAAATGTAAATTTTCTTCTATACCTAGAAGAGGGGATTTAACAATAGGAGATTTTGCTGGAGTTAATATAAAAGAAATTTCAAGATTACGTTATAAAAAAGGTGTTTCTCTTCTTATGGTAAATACAATTAAAGGTGCTAAAATATTTGAAGGCATAAAAAATGAAATTTGGTATAATGAAAGAAAATTAGAAGAAGCATTAAGTACAAATATTAATTTGGGTAAATGTTGTACAAGACCACCAGAGAGAGATCTATTAGATAATTTTGAGAATTCGAATGAATATATATTAAATAAAATGAAGTATACATTAAAAAATAAAATTGGTATATGTTTTAATTATATAAAAAAAGTGATAAAATAA
- a CDS encoding polysaccharide pyruvyl transferase family protein yields the protein MKNFKSKKVGQLTYSFGNYGSMLQCYATQKIFKENGYDIVLVNIADRGLERVYYAVKRRVKFFIKLIKNPNKIKFIYGLYNNAKQSTKYKTLSEESLNMMKSFKKEYISQVFLNHRKLKKCAKSSEYYFFISGSDQIWPGSWPILEEDYFLKFAPKHKRVAYAPSFGVNIIPSYNKKELIKNLQEYNCLSIREKTGEKIIKDLIGKSCDVLNDPVLQINKKYWDELIGLSESNNEKYICLFFIDKPTENGKKFIEKLCNITKLKCICFGYNSFEGTDKVMKSGGPIEFIKYIKNAELVITDSFHALLFSIIFEKNFYIISRNYQHSSSQSSRITDLLECCGLENRFIDINIEIDKNNIFSIDFIKSQEFIEKVQKKSQKYIQNIAREYSNGDL from the coding sequence ATGAAAAATTTTAAAAGTAAAAAAGTAGGACAATTGACATATAGCTTTGGAAATTATGGTTCTATGTTGCAATGTTATGCAACACAAAAAATTTTTAAAGAAAATGGATATGATATTGTGTTAGTTAATATAGCTGATAGAGGACTTGAAAGGGTATATTATGCAGTTAAAAGAAGAGTTAAATTTTTTATAAAATTGATAAAAAATCCTAATAAAATTAAATTTATATATGGCTTGTATAATAATGCGAAACAGTCTACAAAATACAAGACTCTCTCAGAGGAAAGTTTAAATATGATGAAGTCATTTAAAAAAGAATATATATCTCAAGTATTTTTAAATCATAGAAAATTAAAAAAGTGTGCAAAATCATCAGAATATTATTTTTTTATATCAGGAAGCGATCAAATATGGCCTGGATCATGGCCGATATTAGAGGAAGATTATTTTTTAAAATTTGCTCCAAAACATAAGAGAGTTGCATATGCTCCGAGTTTCGGGGTTAATATTATACCTAGTTATAATAAAAAAGAATTAATTAAAAATTTACAAGAATATAATTGCTTGTCAATAAGAGAAAAAACAGGTGAAAAAATTATTAAAGATTTAATAGGGAAGTCATGTGATGTGTTGAATGATCCTGTTTTGCAAATTAATAAAAAATATTGGGATGAATTAATTGGCTTGTCTGAAAGTAATAATGAAAAATATATTTGTTTATTTTTTATTGATAAACCAACAGAAAATGGTAAAAAGTTTATAGAAAAATTGTGCAATATAACAAAACTTAAATGCATATGTTTTGGATATAATAGCTTTGAGGGAACCGATAAAGTTATGAAATCGGGCGGGCCTATTGAGTTTATAAAATATATAAAAAATGCAGAATTAGTTATTACAGATTCTTTTCATGCACTTTTATTTTCTATTATTTTTGAAAAAAATTTTTATATAATTAGTAGAAATTATCAACACTCTTCTAGTCAATCTTCAAGAATTACAGATTTATTAGAATGCTGTGGGTTGGAGAACAGATTTATAGATATCAATATAGAAATTGATAAAAATAATATATTTTCAATAGATTTTATAAAGTCACAAGAGTTTATTGAGAAGGTTCAAAAAAAATCACAAAAGTATATTCAAAATATAGCAAGGGAGTATAGTAATGGAGATTTGTAG
- a CDS encoding oligosaccharide flippase family protein: MVLNKDNDENIVLKNSIMLYLMTFARYLFPLLLFPYLTRVLMSEYYGIITYMTSIVNYISMIIDFGFNFSATRKISINRNDIKKVRRIYTSVIKAKIILGIISGIFVSLFLSFVPILRENKIVLIAYYISTVILVFLPDFIYRGLEEMKGITIRYCLSKAITTILTILVVKGPDQLIWIPIFNGVGNATSIVFTWIHLKKKFDISFTKTYIQDSVEEIKESFIFFISTFASTAFTFANILFMGFASFSESDIAYWGVAFQLITLVISLYEPITSSLYPRMVKSRNVKLIKNALVYIVPVILVGVTVCYFGAPFFINIVAGVGYEISINIFRIMLPVLVFTYPAQVLGFPVLGPINKEKYVTISTLIAAVFHMGVLIVLLSINKFTLINIAILRSTTEFVLMLLRIYFYYQNKGVMYEKF; encoded by the coding sequence ATGGTATTAAATAAAGATAATGATGAGAATATAGTGCTGAAAAATAGTATAATGTTATATTTAATGACATTTGCGAGATACTTATTTCCGTTGTTATTGTTTCCATATTTAACTCGTGTTTTGATGTCGGAATATTATGGAATTATTACTTATATGACTTCAATTGTAAATTATATTAGTATGATTATTGATTTCGGATTTAATTTTTCTGCCACAAGAAAAATTTCCATTAATAGAAATGACATAAAAAAAGTTAGGAGAATATATACATCAGTAATAAAAGCCAAAATAATACTCGGTATTATTAGTGGAATTTTTGTAAGTTTATTTCTATCATTTGTACCAATTTTAAGAGAAAATAAAATTGTTTTAATTGCTTATTATATTTCAACAGTGATATTAGTATTTTTACCAGATTTTATATATCGGGGATTAGAAGAAATGAAAGGGATAACTATAAGATATTGCTTATCTAAAGCAATTACGACAATATTAACAATTTTAGTAGTCAAAGGACCGGACCAACTAATTTGGATTCCTATTTTTAATGGTGTTGGAAACGCTACATCAATAGTTTTTACGTGGATACATTTAAAAAAGAAATTTGATATATCATTTACAAAAACTTATATACAAGACTCTGTTGAAGAAATTAAAGAATCTTTTATTTTTTTTATATCGACATTTGCTTCCACAGCGTTTACATTTGCAAATATATTATTTATGGGATTTGCATCTTTCTCTGAATCAGATATCGCTTATTGGGGAGTTGCGTTTCAATTAATTACATTAGTAATATCGTTGTATGAGCCGATTACATCAAGTTTATATCCTAGAATGGTCAAATCTAGAAATGTTAAACTTATAAAGAATGCACTTGTATATATAGTTCCTGTTATATTGGTAGGAGTAACAGTTTGTTATTTTGGAGCACCATTTTTTATAAATATAGTTGCGGGTGTTGGATATGAGATTTCTATAAATATTTTTAGAATAATGTTACCTGTTTTAGTTTTTACGTATCCAGCTCAAGTATTAGGATTTCCGGTTTTAGGTCCAATCAATAAAGAAAAATATGTTACAATATCTACACTTATAGCTGCAGTATTTCATATGGGTGTTTTGATTGTTTTATTAAGTATAAATAAATTTACATTGATTAATATTGCGATTTTACGGTCTACGACAGAATTTGTTTTAATGTTACTTAGAATATATTTTTATTATCAAAATAAGGGAGTTATGTATGAAAAATTTTAA